Proteins encoded in a region of the Panicum hallii strain FIL2 chromosome 3, PHallii_v3.1, whole genome shotgun sequence genome:
- the LOC112884828 gene encoding serine/threonine-protein phosphatase 6 regulatory subunit 2-like isoform X2 — protein MFWRMTGLSAASPVDTILDKENFTLEELLDEDEIIQECKALNTRLINFLRDKSQVEQLLRYIVEDVPEDSEKKRSFKFPFIACEIFTCEIDIILRTLVEDVELMDLLFSFVKPDHPHSTLLAGYFSKVVICLMLRKTAPLMNYVQEHPDIVVQLVDLIGITSIMEVLMRLIGADETIYSNFADTLQWLETTDVLEMIVDKFSSSDSPEVHANAAEILSAVTRCAPPALAAKICSPSFVGRLFRHALEESRPKSVLVHSLSVCISLLDPKRLASASYQAFRSNLSHGTLVTASPETVDGMLESFGDLLKLLDITSAENVLPTTYGCLRPPLGKHRLKIVEFISVLLTIGSEIAEKELISQSAIKHCIDLFFQYPYNNFLHHHVENIIVSCLEVKRNQLIDHVLNDCGLVGKVLAAEKKLSLSVDSNGPTLPSEGKEPPRIGNMGHITRIANKLIQLANSSSMIQNHLQENSEWSEWQTGVLVKRNEVENVYHWACGRPTSLHDRGRDSDDDDFRDRDYDVAALANNLSQAFRYGIYSNDDIEEAQGSHERDDEDVYFDDESAEVVISSLRLGDDQDSSLFTNSNWFTFDGDRGINDRLAASVPSPSPNSEETSLNMEETDEVLIGEATGTESQLESVSLENGPVEVTKELAGVAEQNDACADDEKLLCTEEENVSQEAEACEQPMDVQDGQTDTQGGDAAEASSTEGAADEPCGSPEPGHALTGASSESRDTDHQSANTSGSNEIAHESGLPVKVDDGKIVEVATTNE, from the exons atgTTCTGGCGCATGACCGGCCTCTCCGCGGCCTCGCCC GTGGACACAATTCTAGACAAGGAGAACTTTACATTGGAAGAGCTTCTTGACGAGGATGAGATTATTCAGGAGTGCAAAGCACTGAATACTCGACTCATAAATTT CTTGCGAGATAAATCCCAAGTGGAGCAGTTACTTCGTTACATCGTGGAAGATGTTCCAGAGGATTCAGAGAAGAAACGATCTTTCAA GTTTCCATTTATTGCTTGTGAGATTTTTACTTGTGAAATTGACATTATCTTGAGGACCTTGGTAGAAGATGTTGAG TTAATGGATTTACTTTTCTCATTTGTAAAACCTGACCATCCGCATAGCACTTTGCTAGCTGGTTACTTCAGTAAG GTGGTGATATGTTTGATGCTGCGGAAGACTGCGCCTCTTATGAATTATGTTCAG GAGCATCCAGATATTGTTGTCCAACTTGTTGACCTCATTGGTATCACCTCGATAATGGAG GTGTTGATGAGATTGATTGGTGCTGATGAAACCATATACTCAAATTTTGCCGATACATTGCAATGGTTAGAGACTACAGATGTCCTGGAAATGATTGTGGATAAATTTAGCTCATCT GACTCCCCTGAAGTACATGCGAATGCTGCAGAGATCCTTTCTGCAGTAACTCGATGTGCCCCTCCTGCTCTTGCTGCAAAAATATGCAGCCCAAG TTTTGTTGGTAGGTTGTTTCGCCATGCTCTTGAAGAATCAAGACCGAAATCTGTTCTGGTTCATTCACTGTCAGTGTGTATATCTTTGTTGGACCCAAAAAGACTAGCATCAGCCTCATATCAAGCGTTTAGAAGTAACTTGAGTCATGGGACACTGGTCACAGCCAGTCCAGAGACAGTTGATGGTATGCTGGAGAGTTTTG GTGATTTGCTGAAGTTATTGGACATTACTTCTGCTGAAAATGTTTTGCCTACGACATATGGATGTCTGCGCCCGCCTCTTGGAAAACACCGTTTGAAG ATTGTGGAGTTCATCTCTGTTTTGCTAACAATTGGGAGCGAAATAGCTGAGAAGGAGCTAATAAGCCAATCAGCAATAAAGCATTGCATCGATTTGTTTTTTCA GTACCCTTATAATAACTTTTTGCATCATCATGTTGAGAACATTATTGTTTCTTGCCTCGAGGTTAAAAGAAACCAGCTGATTGACCATGTCCTTAATGACTGTGGGCTTGTTGGTAAAGTGCTTGCCGCAGAAAAAAAATTATCTCTGTCAGTGGACTCTAATGGG CCAACGTTACCATCAGAAGGGAAAGAACCCCCAAGAATTGGGAATATGGGCCACATAACTCGAATAGCGAATAAGCTCATTCAATTGGCAAATAGTAGCAGCATGATCCAGAATCACTTGCAG GAGAACAGCGAGTGGTCTGAATGGCAAACAGGTGTCCTAGTTAAACGCAACGAGGTGGAGAATGTTTACCATTGGGCATGTGG CCGTCCAACTTCTTTACATGATCGTGGGAGGGATAGTGATGACGACGACTTCCGAGACAGAGACTATGATGTGGCAGCACTTGCTAATAATCTTAGCCAGGCATTTCGATATGGGATATACAGCAACGATGACATTGAAGAG GCACAAGGATCCCATGAACGAGATGATGAG GATGTCTACTTTGATGATGAATCAGCTGAAGTGGTAATATCTTCATTGCGTTTGGGGGATGATCAGGACAG CTCCCTCTTCACAAATTCGAACTGGTTTACATTTGATGGTGATAGAGGAATCAATGACCGCTTAGCTGCCTCTGTTCCTTCACCGTCCCCCAATTCTGAAGAGACTTCCCTGAACATGGAGGAAACTGATGAAGTGCTTATTGGTGAAGCCACTGGCACCGAGTCACAGCTGGAAAGCGTGTCTCTTGAAAATGGTCCTGTTGAGGTGACCAAGGAACTAGCAGGGGTCGCTGAGCAAAATGATGCTTGTGCAGATGATGAGAAACTCTtgtgcacagaagaggaaaATGTTTCCCAGGAAGCTGAAGCCTGTGAGCAGCCTATGGATGTTCAAGATGGCCAGACTGACACACAAGGTGGTGATGCTGCTGAAGCCTCAAGTACAGAGGGTGCAGCGGATGAACCTTGTGGCTCTCCTGAGCCTGGCCATGCCTTGACTGGAGCCTCGTCTGAATCTCGTGACACTGATCATCAGTCTGCCAACACGTCAGGGTCTAATGAGATAGCCCATGAATCAGGGTTACCTGTCAAGGTTGATGATGGAAAAATAGTTGAGGTTGCCACAACAAATGAATGA
- the LOC112884828 gene encoding serine/threonine-protein phosphatase 6 regulatory subunit 3-like isoform X1, protein MFWRMTGLSAASPVDTILDKENFTLEELLDEDEIIQECKALNTRLINFLRDKSQVEQLLRYIVEDVPEDSEKKRSFKFPFIACEIFTCEIDIILRTLVEDVELMDLLFSFVKPDHPHSTLLAGYFSKVVICLMLRKTAPLMNYVQEHPDIVVQLVDLIGITSIMEVLMRLIGADETIYSNFADTLQWLETTDVLEMIVDKFSSSDSPEVHANAAEILSAVTRCAPPALAAKICSPSFVGRLFRHALEESRPKSVLVHSLSVCISLLDPKRLASASYQAFRSNLSHGTLVTASPETVDGMLESFGDLLKLLDITSAENVLPTTYGCLRPPLGKHRLKIVEFISVLLTIGSEIAEKELISQSAIKHCIDLFFQYPYNNFLHHHVENIIVSCLEVKRNQLIDHVLNDCGLVGKVLAAEKKLSLSVDSNGPTLPSEGKEPPRIGNMGHITRIANKLIQLANSSSMIQNHLQENSEWSEWQTGVLVKRNEVENVYHWACGRPTSLHDRGRDSDDDDFRDRDYDVAALANNLSQAFRYGIYSNDDIEEAQGSHERDDEDVYFDDESAEVVISSLRLGDDQDSSSLFTNSNWFTFDGDRGINDRLAASVPSPSPNSEETSLNMEETDEVLIGEATGTESQLESVSLENGPVEVTKELAGVAEQNDACADDEKLLCTEEENVSQEAEACEQPMDVQDGQTDTQGGDAAEASSTEGAADEPCGSPEPGHALTGASSESRDTDHQSANTSGSNEIAHESGLPVKVDDGKIVEVATTNE, encoded by the exons atgTTCTGGCGCATGACCGGCCTCTCCGCGGCCTCGCCC GTGGACACAATTCTAGACAAGGAGAACTTTACATTGGAAGAGCTTCTTGACGAGGATGAGATTATTCAGGAGTGCAAAGCACTGAATACTCGACTCATAAATTT CTTGCGAGATAAATCCCAAGTGGAGCAGTTACTTCGTTACATCGTGGAAGATGTTCCAGAGGATTCAGAGAAGAAACGATCTTTCAA GTTTCCATTTATTGCTTGTGAGATTTTTACTTGTGAAATTGACATTATCTTGAGGACCTTGGTAGAAGATGTTGAG TTAATGGATTTACTTTTCTCATTTGTAAAACCTGACCATCCGCATAGCACTTTGCTAGCTGGTTACTTCAGTAAG GTGGTGATATGTTTGATGCTGCGGAAGACTGCGCCTCTTATGAATTATGTTCAG GAGCATCCAGATATTGTTGTCCAACTTGTTGACCTCATTGGTATCACCTCGATAATGGAG GTGTTGATGAGATTGATTGGTGCTGATGAAACCATATACTCAAATTTTGCCGATACATTGCAATGGTTAGAGACTACAGATGTCCTGGAAATGATTGTGGATAAATTTAGCTCATCT GACTCCCCTGAAGTACATGCGAATGCTGCAGAGATCCTTTCTGCAGTAACTCGATGTGCCCCTCCTGCTCTTGCTGCAAAAATATGCAGCCCAAG TTTTGTTGGTAGGTTGTTTCGCCATGCTCTTGAAGAATCAAGACCGAAATCTGTTCTGGTTCATTCACTGTCAGTGTGTATATCTTTGTTGGACCCAAAAAGACTAGCATCAGCCTCATATCAAGCGTTTAGAAGTAACTTGAGTCATGGGACACTGGTCACAGCCAGTCCAGAGACAGTTGATGGTATGCTGGAGAGTTTTG GTGATTTGCTGAAGTTATTGGACATTACTTCTGCTGAAAATGTTTTGCCTACGACATATGGATGTCTGCGCCCGCCTCTTGGAAAACACCGTTTGAAG ATTGTGGAGTTCATCTCTGTTTTGCTAACAATTGGGAGCGAAATAGCTGAGAAGGAGCTAATAAGCCAATCAGCAATAAAGCATTGCATCGATTTGTTTTTTCA GTACCCTTATAATAACTTTTTGCATCATCATGTTGAGAACATTATTGTTTCTTGCCTCGAGGTTAAAAGAAACCAGCTGATTGACCATGTCCTTAATGACTGTGGGCTTGTTGGTAAAGTGCTTGCCGCAGAAAAAAAATTATCTCTGTCAGTGGACTCTAATGGG CCAACGTTACCATCAGAAGGGAAAGAACCCCCAAGAATTGGGAATATGGGCCACATAACTCGAATAGCGAATAAGCTCATTCAATTGGCAAATAGTAGCAGCATGATCCAGAATCACTTGCAG GAGAACAGCGAGTGGTCTGAATGGCAAACAGGTGTCCTAGTTAAACGCAACGAGGTGGAGAATGTTTACCATTGGGCATGTGG CCGTCCAACTTCTTTACATGATCGTGGGAGGGATAGTGATGACGACGACTTCCGAGACAGAGACTATGATGTGGCAGCACTTGCTAATAATCTTAGCCAGGCATTTCGATATGGGATATACAGCAACGATGACATTGAAGAG GCACAAGGATCCCATGAACGAGATGATGAG GATGTCTACTTTGATGATGAATCAGCTGAAGTGGTAATATCTTCATTGCGTTTGGGGGATGATCAGGACAG CAGCTCCCTCTTCACAAATTCGAACTGGTTTACATTTGATGGTGATAGAGGAATCAATGACCGCTTAGCTGCCTCTGTTCCTTCACCGTCCCCCAATTCTGAAGAGACTTCCCTGAACATGGAGGAAACTGATGAAGTGCTTATTGGTGAAGCCACTGGCACCGAGTCACAGCTGGAAAGCGTGTCTCTTGAAAATGGTCCTGTTGAGGTGACCAAGGAACTAGCAGGGGTCGCTGAGCAAAATGATGCTTGTGCAGATGATGAGAAACTCTtgtgcacagaagaggaaaATGTTTCCCAGGAAGCTGAAGCCTGTGAGCAGCCTATGGATGTTCAAGATGGCCAGACTGACACACAAGGTGGTGATGCTGCTGAAGCCTCAAGTACAGAGGGTGCAGCGGATGAACCTTGTGGCTCTCCTGAGCCTGGCCATGCCTTGACTGGAGCCTCGTCTGAATCTCGTGACACTGATCATCAGTCTGCCAACACGTCAGGGTCTAATGAGATAGCCCATGAATCAGGGTTACCTGTCAAGGTTGATGATGGAAAAATAGTTGAGGTTGCCACAACAAATGAATGA
- the LOC112884828 gene encoding serine/threonine-protein phosphatase 6 regulatory subunit 3-like isoform X3, with translation MDLLFSFVKPDHPHSTLLAGYFSKVVICLMLRKTAPLMNYVQEHPDIVVQLVDLIGITSIMEVLMRLIGADETIYSNFADTLQWLETTDVLEMIVDKFSSSDSPEVHANAAEILSAVTRCAPPALAAKICSPSFVGRLFRHALEESRPKSVLVHSLSVCISLLDPKRLASASYQAFRSNLSHGTLVTASPETVDGMLESFGDLLKLLDITSAENVLPTTYGCLRPPLGKHRLKIVEFISVLLTIGSEIAEKELISQSAIKHCIDLFFQYPYNNFLHHHVENIIVSCLEVKRNQLIDHVLNDCGLVGKVLAAEKKLSLSVDSNGPTLPSEGKEPPRIGNMGHITRIANKLIQLANSSSMIQNHLQENSEWSEWQTGVLVKRNEVENVYHWACGRPTSLHDRGRDSDDDDFRDRDYDVAALANNLSQAFRYGIYSNDDIEEAQGSHERDDEDVYFDDESAEVVISSLRLGDDQDSSSLFTNSNWFTFDGDRGINDRLAASVPSPSPNSEETSLNMEETDEVLIGEATGTESQLESVSLENGPVEVTKELAGVAEQNDACADDEKLLCTEEENVSQEAEACEQPMDVQDGQTDTQGGDAAEASSTEGAADEPCGSPEPGHALTGASSESRDTDHQSANTSGSNEIAHESGLPVKVDDGKIVEVATTNE, from the exons ATGGATTTACTTTTCTCATTTGTAAAACCTGACCATCCGCATAGCACTTTGCTAGCTGGTTACTTCAGTAAG GTGGTGATATGTTTGATGCTGCGGAAGACTGCGCCTCTTATGAATTATGTTCAG GAGCATCCAGATATTGTTGTCCAACTTGTTGACCTCATTGGTATCACCTCGATAATGGAG GTGTTGATGAGATTGATTGGTGCTGATGAAACCATATACTCAAATTTTGCCGATACATTGCAATGGTTAGAGACTACAGATGTCCTGGAAATGATTGTGGATAAATTTAGCTCATCT GACTCCCCTGAAGTACATGCGAATGCTGCAGAGATCCTTTCTGCAGTAACTCGATGTGCCCCTCCTGCTCTTGCTGCAAAAATATGCAGCCCAAG TTTTGTTGGTAGGTTGTTTCGCCATGCTCTTGAAGAATCAAGACCGAAATCTGTTCTGGTTCATTCACTGTCAGTGTGTATATCTTTGTTGGACCCAAAAAGACTAGCATCAGCCTCATATCAAGCGTTTAGAAGTAACTTGAGTCATGGGACACTGGTCACAGCCAGTCCAGAGACAGTTGATGGTATGCTGGAGAGTTTTG GTGATTTGCTGAAGTTATTGGACATTACTTCTGCTGAAAATGTTTTGCCTACGACATATGGATGTCTGCGCCCGCCTCTTGGAAAACACCGTTTGAAG ATTGTGGAGTTCATCTCTGTTTTGCTAACAATTGGGAGCGAAATAGCTGAGAAGGAGCTAATAAGCCAATCAGCAATAAAGCATTGCATCGATTTGTTTTTTCA GTACCCTTATAATAACTTTTTGCATCATCATGTTGAGAACATTATTGTTTCTTGCCTCGAGGTTAAAAGAAACCAGCTGATTGACCATGTCCTTAATGACTGTGGGCTTGTTGGTAAAGTGCTTGCCGCAGAAAAAAAATTATCTCTGTCAGTGGACTCTAATGGG CCAACGTTACCATCAGAAGGGAAAGAACCCCCAAGAATTGGGAATATGGGCCACATAACTCGAATAGCGAATAAGCTCATTCAATTGGCAAATAGTAGCAGCATGATCCAGAATCACTTGCAG GAGAACAGCGAGTGGTCTGAATGGCAAACAGGTGTCCTAGTTAAACGCAACGAGGTGGAGAATGTTTACCATTGGGCATGTGG CCGTCCAACTTCTTTACATGATCGTGGGAGGGATAGTGATGACGACGACTTCCGAGACAGAGACTATGATGTGGCAGCACTTGCTAATAATCTTAGCCAGGCATTTCGATATGGGATATACAGCAACGATGACATTGAAGAG GCACAAGGATCCCATGAACGAGATGATGAG GATGTCTACTTTGATGATGAATCAGCTGAAGTGGTAATATCTTCATTGCGTTTGGGGGATGATCAGGACAG CAGCTCCCTCTTCACAAATTCGAACTGGTTTACATTTGATGGTGATAGAGGAATCAATGACCGCTTAGCTGCCTCTGTTCCTTCACCGTCCCCCAATTCTGAAGAGACTTCCCTGAACATGGAGGAAACTGATGAAGTGCTTATTGGTGAAGCCACTGGCACCGAGTCACAGCTGGAAAGCGTGTCTCTTGAAAATGGTCCTGTTGAGGTGACCAAGGAACTAGCAGGGGTCGCTGAGCAAAATGATGCTTGTGCAGATGATGAGAAACTCTtgtgcacagaagaggaaaATGTTTCCCAGGAAGCTGAAGCCTGTGAGCAGCCTATGGATGTTCAAGATGGCCAGACTGACACACAAGGTGGTGATGCTGCTGAAGCCTCAAGTACAGAGGGTGCAGCGGATGAACCTTGTGGCTCTCCTGAGCCTGGCCATGCCTTGACTGGAGCCTCGTCTGAATCTCGTGACACTGATCATCAGTCTGCCAACACGTCAGGGTCTAATGAGATAGCCCATGAATCAGGGTTACCTGTCAAGGTTGATGATGGAAAAATAGTTGAGGTTGCCACAACAAATGAATGA
- the LOC112884786 gene encoding DNA damage-binding protein 1: MSVWNYVVTAHKPTSVSHSCVGNFTSPNQLNLIIAKCTRIEIHLLTPQGLQPMLDVPIYGRIATIELFRPHNETQDFLFIATERYKFCVLQWDAEKSELLTRAMGDVSDRIGRPTDNGQIGIIDPDCRLIGLHLYDGLFKVIPFDNKGQLKEAFNIRLEELQVLDIKFLHGCVKPTIVVLYQDNKDARHVKTYEVALKDKDFVEGPWSQNNLDNGAGLLIPVPAPLGGVIIIGEETIVYCNANATFKAIPIKQSIIRAYGRVDPDGSRYLLGDNTGTLHLLVLTHERERVTGLKVEYLGETSIASSISYLDNGVVYVGSRFGDSQLVKLNLQADASGSFVEVLERYVNLGPIVDFCVVDLDRQGQGQVVTCSGAFKDGSLRVVRNGIGINEQASVELQGIKGLWSLKSSFNDPYDMYLVVSFISETRFLAMNIEDELEETEIEGFDAQTQTLFCQNAINDHLIQVTANSVRLVSCTSRELVDQWNAPAGFSVNVASANASQVLLATGGGHLVYLEIRDAKLVEVKHAQLEHEISCLDLNPIGNNPQYSSLAAVGMWTDISVRIFSLPDLELIRKENLGGEIVPRSVLLCTLEGVSYLLCALGDGNLFSFLLNACTGELTDRKKVSLGTQPISLRTFSSKGTTHVFASSDRPTVIYSSNKKLLYSNVNLKEVNHMCPFNTAAFPDSLAIAKEGELSIGTIDDIQKLHIRTIPLNEQARRICHQEQSRTLAFCSFKYNQTSMEESETHYIRLLDHQTFEFLSTYPLDQYECGCSIISCSFADDNNVYYCVGTAYVIPEENEPTKGRILVFAVEDGRLQLIVEKETKGAVYSLNAFNGKLLAAINQKIQLYKWMLRDDGSHELQSECGHHGHILALYTQTRGDFIVVGDLMKSISLLVYKHEESAIEERARDYNANWMTAVEMLDDEAYIGAENSYNLFTVRKNSDAATDDERARLEVVGEYHLGEFVNRFRHGSLVMRLPDSEIGQIPTVIFGTINGVIGIIASLPHDQYVFLEKLQSTLVKFIKGVGNLSHEQWRSFHNDKKTAEARNFLDGDLIESFLDLSRSKMEEVSKAMGVPVEELSKRVEELTRLH; encoded by the exons atgAGCGTGTGGAACTACGTAGTCACGGCGCACAAGCCGACCAGCGTCAGCCACTCCTGCGTCGGCAACTTCACCAGCCCCAACCAGCTCAACCTCATCATCGC GAAATGTACTCGCATCGAGATCCATTTGCTTACTCCTCAGGGCCTTCAG CCTATGCTTGATGTCCCTATATACGGAAGGATCGCGACGATTGAGCTCTTCCGGCCTCAT AATGAGACTCAAGATTTTCTTTTCATTGCTACGGAGAGGTACAAATTCTGTGTTCTGCAATGGGACGCAGAAAAATCAGAGCTCCTCACCAG AGCCATGGGTGATGTTTCTGATCGCATTGGGCGTCCTACTGATAATGGACAG ATTGGAATTATCGACCCTGACTGCAGACTTATTGGTCTTCACCTCTATGACGGCTTATTTAAG GTTATACCATTTGACAACAAAGGACAGTTGAAGGAAGCTTTCAATATCAG ACTTGAAGAACTTCAAGTACTGGACATCAAGTTTCTACATGGTTGTGTTAAACCTACTATTGTTGTCCTTTACCAG GATAATAAAGACGCAAGGCATGTCAAGACATATGAAGTTGCACTGAAGGACAAAGATTTTGTTGAGGGTCCTTGGTCCCAAAATAATTTAGACAATGGTGCTGGTTTGTTAATACCTGTACCAGCTCCACTTGGAGGCGTGATTATTATTGGCGAGGAGACAATAGTTTACTGCAATGCCAATGCTACATTTAAAGCTATACCAATAAAACAA TCCATCATAAGAGCTTATGGACGGGTTGACCCAGATGGTTCTCGATATTTACTCGGTGATAATACAGGAACTTTGCATTTACTTGTCCTTACCCATGAACGAGAAAG GGTTACTGGTTTGAAAGTAGAATACTTGGGAGAGACTTCAATTGCATCATCAATTTCATATCTCGATAATGGTGTTGTTTATGTTGGTTCACGATTTGGCGATTCACAG CTGGTAAAGCTGAACCTCCAAGCTGATGCAAGTGGTTCATTTGTTGAAGTTCTGGAACGGTATGTGAATCTTGGACCTATTGTGGACTTCTGCGTGGTTGACCTTGATAGGCAGGGTCAGGGTCAGGTGGTCACTTGTTCTGGGGCATTTAAAGATGGTTCCCTTCGCGTGGTTCGGAACGGTATAGGGATTAATGAGCAG GCTTCAGTAGAACTCCAAGGTATCAAGGGATTATGGTCATTGAAATCATCTTTCAATGATCCTTACGACATGTACCTAGTCGTGAGCTTTATAAGTGAGACACGGTTCTTGGCGATGAACATTGAAGATGAACTAGAAGAAACTGAGATAGAGGGGTTTGATGCGCAAACACAGACCCTGTTTTGTCAAAATGCAATCAATGATCATCTCATACAG GTTACTGCTAATTCTGTTCGGTTAGTCAGTTGCACCTCTCGGGAGCTAGTGGATCAATGGAATGCACCTGCAGGATTTTCAGTCAATGTTGCTTCAGCTAATGCTAGTCAG GTTCTGCTGGCAACAGGTGGTGGCCATCTTGTTTACCTAGAAATTAGGGATGCTAAGCTTGTTGAAGTGAAGCATGCACAGCTAGAACATGAGATTTCTTGTCTCGATTTGAACCCAATTGGGAACAATCCACAGTATAGTTCCCTCGCTGCTGTGGGCATGTGGACAGATATAAGTGTTAGAATATTTTCACTTCCAGATCTTGAATTAATAAGGAAGGAAAATTTGGGTGGGGAAATTGTTCCTCGGTCTGTTCTGCTGTGCACCTTGGAGGGG GTTTCCTATTTGCTTTGTGCTCTTGGAGACGGTAACCTGTTCAGTTTCCTGCTGAATGCATGTACAGGTGAACTGACTGATAGAAAGAAGGTTTCCCTTGGGACCCAACCAATCAGCCTTCGTACATTCTCATCAAAGGGTACCACCCATGTGTTTGCTTCATCAGATAGGCCAACTGTCATCTATAGCAGCAATAAGAAACTTCTCTATAGCAATGTCAATTTGAAAGAAGTTAATCATATGTGCCCTTTCAATACAGCCGCTTTTCCAGACAG CCTTGCAATTGCTAAAGAAGGTGAACTCTCAATTGGAACAATTGATGATATCCAAAAACTTCACATCCGTACAATCCCCCTTAATGAACAAGCACGACGCATTTGCCACCAGGAGCAATCAAGGACACTAGCATTTTGCAGTTTCAAGTACAACCAGACTAGTATGGAGGAAAGTGAGACTCATTATATCCGTCTGTTAGATCATCAGACCTTTGAGTTCCTATCTACATATCCTCTAGATCAATATGAGTGTGGCTGCTCCATCATTAGCTGCTCATTTGCGGATGATAATAATGTTTATTACTGTGTTGGAACTGCATATGTTATACCTGAGGAAAATGAGCCAACAAAG GGCCGGATCCTTGTATTTGCTGTTGAAGATGGAAGGTTGCAATTAATCGTAGAGAAAGAAACTAAAGGAGCAGTTTATTCGCTGAATGCATTCAATGGGAAATTGTTGGCTGCTATCAACCAGAAGATTCAGTTATATAAGTGGATGCTACGTGATGATGGTTCACATGAGCTGCAATCTGAGTGTGGGCACCATGGGCACATACTGGCCTTGTATACTCAAACCCGTGGTGACTTCATTGTGGTTGGGGATCTGATGAAATCGATATCCTTGCTGGTCTACAAG CATGAGGAAAGTGCGATCGAAGAGCGTGCTAGGGATTACAATGCAAACTGGATGACTGCAGTTGAGATGCTTGATGATGAAGCCTATATCGGGGCGGAAAATAGCTATAACCTATTCACTGTACGCAAGAACAGTGATGCAGCCACAGATGACGAAAGGGCCAGGCTGGAGGTTGTTGGGGAGTACCATCTCGGAGAGTTTGTGAATAGGTTCCGCCATGGCTCACTCGTAATGCGCCTTCCGGACTCGGAGATAGGGCAGATTCCCACAGTCATCTTTGGCACAATAAATGGGGTAATTGGCATCATCGCCTCCCTCCCACATGACCAGTACGTGTTTCTAGAGAAGCTCCAGTCCACTCTTGTGAAGTTCATAAAGGGTGTCGGAAACCTGAGCCATGAGCAATGGCGTTCGTTCCATAACGACAAGAAGACAGCCGAGGCTCGAAACTTCCTTGATGGCGACCTGATCGAGTCATTCCTTGACCTTAGCAGGAGTAAGATGGAGGAGGTGTCCAAGGCTATGGGTGTTCCTGTGGAGGAGCTGTCCAAGAGAGTGGAAGAGTTGACGAGGCTGCACTAG